Proteins encoded within one genomic window of Humulus lupulus chromosome 1, drHumLupu1.1, whole genome shotgun sequence:
- the LOC133797058 gene encoding CBS domain-containing protein CBSX1, chloroplastic-like isoform X1, whose product MGSNAIYFVNHTNTFSPSLLLLHSHSQPFPSAFKTNLPIRRRFHASDRPLPAPLAASSGAHSLNSSPSISKVYTVGDFMTRKENLLVVKPTTTVDKALEMLVQKRITGFPVIDDDWKLVGVVSDYDLLALDSISGGTQCDTNSLFPNVDSSWKTFNELQRLLSKTNGKVVGDLMTAAPLVVHETTNLEDAASRLLLETKYRRLPVVDGDGRLVGIITRGGVVRAALQIKRGNEKRA is encoded by the exons ATGGGCTCCAACGCGATCTACTTCGTCAACCACACAAACACTTTCTCACCATCTCTGCTTCTTCTTCACTCTCATTCTCAACCATTCCCATCAGCCTTCAAAACTAATCTGCCTATACGACGTCGTTTCCATGCCTCCGATCGCCCTCTTCCCGCGCCGCTGGCGGCTTCCTCCGGTGCTCACTCTCTCAATTCTTCCCCG tCAATAAGTAAGGTGTATACAGTTGGTGATTTTATGACTCGAAAGGAGAATTTACTGGTTGTCAAACCAACGACAACTGTAGACAAAG CTCTAGAAATGCTTGTGCAGAAGAGGATAACTGGATTTCCTGTTATTGACGATGATTGGAAACTG GTCGGCGTTGTTTCGGATTATGATTTACTAGCACTAGATTCCATATCAG GTGGTACTCAGTGTGACACGAACTCGCTGTTCCCCAATGTTGACAGTTCTTGGAAA ACTTTTAACGAGTTACAAAGGCTGCTTAGCAAGACCAATGGTAAAGTTGTTGGTGACTTGATGACTGCTGCTCCACTCGTTGTTCATGAAACGACCAACCTTGAAGATGCTGCGAG CAGGTTGCTACTCGAAACAAAATATCGTCGATTGCCCGTTGTAGATGGTGATGGCCGGCTG GTTGGAATCATTACAAGGGGAGGTGTTGTTAGAGCTGCTCTCCAGATAAAGCGTGGTAATGAAAAACGAGCATAG
- the LOC133797058 gene encoding CBS domain-containing protein CBSX1, chloroplastic-like isoform X2, which translates to MGSNAIYFVNHTNTFSPSLLLLHSHSQPFPSAFKTNLPIRRRFHASDRPLPAPLAASSGAHSLNSSPSISKVYTVGDFMTRKENLLVVKPTTTVDKALEMLVQKRITGFPVIDDDWKLVGVVSDYDLLALDSISGGTQCDTNSLFPNVDSSWKTFNELQRLLSKTNGKVVGDLMTAAPLVVHETTNLEDAARLLLETKYRRLPVVDGDGRLVGIITRGGVVRAALQIKRGNEKRA; encoded by the exons ATGGGCTCCAACGCGATCTACTTCGTCAACCACACAAACACTTTCTCACCATCTCTGCTTCTTCTTCACTCTCATTCTCAACCATTCCCATCAGCCTTCAAAACTAATCTGCCTATACGACGTCGTTTCCATGCCTCCGATCGCCCTCTTCCCGCGCCGCTGGCGGCTTCCTCCGGTGCTCACTCTCTCAATTCTTCCCCG tCAATAAGTAAGGTGTATACAGTTGGTGATTTTATGACTCGAAAGGAGAATTTACTGGTTGTCAAACCAACGACAACTGTAGACAAAG CTCTAGAAATGCTTGTGCAGAAGAGGATAACTGGATTTCCTGTTATTGACGATGATTGGAAACTG GTCGGCGTTGTTTCGGATTATGATTTACTAGCACTAGATTCCATATCAG GTGGTACTCAGTGTGACACGAACTCGCTGTTCCCCAATGTTGACAGTTCTTGGAAA ACTTTTAACGAGTTACAAAGGCTGCTTAGCAAGACCAATGGTAAAGTTGTTGGTGACTTGATGACTGCTGCTCCACTCGTTGTTCATGAAACGACCAACCTTGAAGATGCTGCGAG GTTGCTACTCGAAACAAAATATCGTCGATTGCCCGTTGTAGATGGTGATGGCCGGCTG GTTGGAATCATTACAAGGGGAGGTGTTGTTAGAGCTGCTCTCCAGATAAAGCGTGGTAATGAAAAACGAGCATAG